One segment of Candidatus Nitrospira nitrificans DNA contains the following:
- a CDS encoding response regulator has product MVEDNPVNQKVAANMIEKLGYRVNVAANGREAVESLARIPYALVFMDCQMPEMDGFEATKMIRNQEASLQQAGGELPHLPIIAMTANAMKEDRDRCLEVGMDGFLSKPVASKSLEAVLSYWLPLDQVPTKTETKAA; this is encoded by the coding sequence GTGGTTGAGGACAACCCGGTGAATCAAAAGGTCGCGGCCAATATGATTGAAAAACTCGGATATCGTGTCAACGTGGCGGCCAACGGACGAGAAGCGGTCGAGTCGCTCGCGCGGATTCCGTATGCCCTGGTGTTCATGGATTGCCAGATGCCGGAAATGGATGGGTTTGAAGCGACAAAAATGATCAGGAATCAGGAGGCGAGCCTCCAGCAGGCCGGTGGGGAGCTGCCGCACCTGCCGATCATTGCGATGACCGCCAATGCGATGAAGGAAGATCGCGATCGATGTCTAGAGGTCGGGATGGATGGCTTTCTCAGCAAGCCGGTGGCGAGCAAATCTCTCGAAGCGGTCCTGAGCTACTGGCTGCCCCTCGATCAAGTTCCCACCAAGACAGAAACAAAAGCCGCGTAA
- a CDS encoding SDR family oxidoreductase: protein MKPRVIVTGAAGLIGQYFVKSAARWVPGWEVCGLSRTDLDLTDHAAAEQVWRRLKPNAVIHCAALSRTAECERNPQIARRINVDTTAYLARLSRDIPFIFLSSGEVFDGKAGWYQETDEPTPINIYGKTKLEAEQRVLENPAHTAVRIVLTAGASQRGDRSFVEEMCRSVRGGKQVTLYRDEFRCPLPAGVIARSVWELLDQEAPGLYHLGGRERLSRWEIGQALLRWYPELQGHLVEGSAGEHAGAPRPADLSLSCEKIQARLSFPIPGFRSWLKDRKHQGVDIWDYERSLL, encoded by the coding sequence ATGAAGCCACGTGTCATCGTCACCGGGGCGGCAGGGCTGATCGGGCAGTACTTCGTGAAGTCCGCTGCTCGATGGGTGCCGGGATGGGAGGTCTGTGGCCTCAGCCGCACCGACCTTGATCTCACGGATCATGCCGCCGCCGAACAGGTTTGGCGGCGTCTCAAGCCGAACGCGGTGATCCACTGCGCGGCGTTGAGTCGAACGGCAGAGTGCGAGCGCAATCCTCAGATAGCCCGTCGTATCAATGTGGACACCACGGCTTATCTGGCTCGACTCTCCCGGGACATTCCCTTTATTTTCTTGTCGAGCGGGGAAGTCTTCGACGGCAAGGCCGGTTGGTATCAAGAGACCGATGAACCCACTCCGATCAATATCTACGGCAAGACCAAGCTTGAAGCGGAACAGCGCGTGTTGGAGAATCCGGCTCACACGGCCGTCCGGATCGTCCTCACGGCGGGCGCCTCACAGCGCGGCGATCGAAGTTTCGTTGAAGAGATGTGTCGATCGGTGAGGGGTGGCAAGCAAGTGACACTCTATCGTGATGAATTCCGCTGCCCATTGCCGGCCGGGGTCATTGCCCGCTCGGTATGGGAGTTACTCGATCAAGAGGCTCCCGGTCTCTACCATCTGGGTGGACGAGAACGGCTGTCACGCTGGGAGATCGGACAGGCGCTGCTCCGTTGGTATCCGGAGCTTCAAGGCCATCTGGTAGAAGGATCCGCCGGAGAACATGCCGGTGCCCCCAGGCCCGCGGATCTTTCATTGAGCTGTGAGAAGATCCAGGCGCGCTTGTCGTTTCCCATTCCGGGGTTTCGCAGTTGGTTGAAGGATCGGAAGCACCAAGGCGTCGACATATGGGACTATGAACGCAGTCTGTTATAA
- a CDS encoding DUF1295 domain-containing protein — MMEPEDGILVSDPLQLVVVTYVVMAVVMGFLWAVQRKTKNAAIADVAWCAGLIASVFSYMTQAPAGVERILLTAMLVLLYAGRLGLHIYFQRVDGQSEDARYRRLRKKWGDAESVNMFVYFQWKALSVAAFSLPFLVVLWNPRIPSSVVEMVGLLIWSVAVAGEAKADRQLAQFRADPMNEGRVLREGLWRYSRHPNYFFDWLHWCSYVVMTLGASGWVFTWIGPIGMGWLLYKVTGIPRAEEQALVSRGEEYRAYQATTNAFFPWHPRQGPETSVQS; from the coding sequence ATGATGGAACCAGAAGACGGAATACTTGTATCGGATCCGTTGCAGCTTGTGGTGGTCACCTATGTCGTCATGGCGGTCGTCATGGGTTTCCTGTGGGCGGTGCAGCGAAAGACAAAAAATGCCGCGATCGCCGACGTCGCGTGGTGCGCGGGGCTGATCGCCTCGGTGTTCTCCTATATGACTCAGGCTCCCGCCGGGGTCGAGCGCATCCTCCTCACAGCGATGCTGGTCTTGCTCTATGCCGGCCGGCTGGGACTCCATATCTATTTCCAACGGGTGGATGGACAATCAGAGGACGCTCGCTATCGCCGCCTACGGAAAAAATGGGGTGATGCGGAGTCGGTGAATATGTTCGTGTATTTTCAATGGAAGGCGCTGTCCGTGGCGGCTTTTTCCCTTCCGTTTCTCGTGGTGCTCTGGAATCCACGGATTCCGTCTTCAGTGGTCGAGATGGTCGGATTGTTGATCTGGAGCGTCGCCGTGGCCGGTGAAGCCAAGGCAGACCGGCAACTTGCTCAGTTCCGCGCCGATCCGATGAATGAGGGACGCGTCCTCCGGGAGGGCCTGTGGCGGTACTCCCGCCACCCGAACTACTTCTTCGATTGGCTGCACTGGTGCTCTTACGTCGTGATGACCTTGGGCGCATCGGGCTGGGTGTTCACCTGGATTGGTCCGATCGGGATGGGCTGGTTGCTGTACAAGGTGACTGGTATTCCGCGGGCGGAAGAGCAAGCCCTTGTAAGCCGTGGAGAAGAGTATCGAGCCTATCAGGCGACGACCAATGCGTTTTTCCCATGGCATCCTCGACAAGGGCCGGAGACGTCCGTTCAGTCATGA
- a CDS encoding outer membrane protein assembly factor BamD produces MISARLVLCALCFLLLGCSDQKANELFETAAFEENQGNVPHAKQLYQELVNLYPSTKVAEIARARLADLDSRK; encoded by the coding sequence ATGATATCCGCACGACTGGTGCTCTGTGCCCTCTGTTTCCTGCTGCTCGGCTGTTCCGATCAGAAGGCGAACGAGCTGTTTGAAACGGCCGCTTTCGAAGAAAACCAGGGGAATGTCCCCCATGCCAAGCAGCTCTACCAGGAGCTGGTGAATCTCTATCCATCTACCAAAGTGGCTGAAATCGCTCGGGCGCGGCTTGCCGATCTCGACAGCAGAAAATAA
- a CDS encoding transcriptional regulator — translation MLPLEQTLRQRLTDLLTDTRTTAEQLARILGIPERQVEEHLVHVVKTVSRDRARQFVLEPSGCMDCGFMFRDRTRLTRPSRCPQCRSEGISAPRYGIDCLRSGSTHANTKVSRRRDAWKG, via the coding sequence ATGTTACCGCTCGAACAGACCCTGCGTCAGCGCCTCACCGATCTCTTAACGGATACTCGGACGACCGCGGAGCAACTGGCTCGCATACTCGGGATTCCGGAACGACAGGTGGAGGAGCACTTGGTTCATGTGGTAAAAACGGTGTCTCGGGACCGCGCACGTCAGTTTGTTCTTGAACCGTCCGGCTGTATGGATTGTGGATTTATGTTCCGCGACCGCACGAGATTGACACGACCAAGCCGCTGTCCACAATGCCGAAGCGAAGGGATCTCCGCCCCACGCTACGGAATCGATTGTCTCAGATCAGGATCGACTCACGCGAACACGAAGGTGTCACGGCGGAGAGACGCCTGGAAAGGATGA
- the hpnR gene encoding hopanoid C-3 methylase HpnR gives MKFLAVHPGPLMYTKIYLRLEPLGLEMVAQAVRQAGHEVRLIDLQADTWKDYLALITAWKPDAVAFGCNYLANVPEIVDLAKLTKKELPDCFVFVGGHSASFVAKDFLEHGNGAIDCVLKGEGEVAAPKLLMAVEEDRKAITKVPGVVTLDGEGPPPQFIENLDDVRPARDLLRNRHKYFIGVLDPCASVEFARGCPWDCSFCSAWTFYGRSYRMVSPEKAVEELEQVQEPGIFLVDDVAFIQGKQGMEIGEAVARRGIKKQYYMETRGDVLLRNKEVFQFWKTLGLQYMFLGVEAIDAEGLKMHRKRISLGRNFEALEFARSLGITVAINLIADPDWDRHRFEVIRQWCLEIPEIVNISVNTPYPGTESWLTESRKLHTRDYRLFDIQHAVMPTKMPLHEFYAELVKTQQVLNKKHLGWAALKGTAKIAAGHLMRGQTNFIKMLWKFNSVYNPELQMADHRRSVTYEMTMPPEKKDKIDPKQLFILPPKGRHSRAIDDATETFVDETRMGTVV, from the coding sequence ATGAAGTTCCTCGCAGTCCATCCAGGTCCGCTCATGTATACCAAGATCTATTTGCGTCTGGAGCCGCTCGGTCTGGAGATGGTGGCCCAGGCAGTCCGCCAAGCCGGGCATGAGGTTCGTCTCATCGACCTGCAGGCTGACACGTGGAAGGATTACCTCGCGCTCATCACCGCTTGGAAACCAGACGCGGTGGCATTCGGCTGCAACTATTTGGCGAACGTGCCGGAGATCGTTGACTTGGCCAAACTCACGAAGAAAGAGTTGCCGGATTGCTTCGTCTTCGTCGGGGGCCATAGCGCCTCATTTGTAGCCAAGGACTTTTTAGAGCACGGCAACGGCGCCATCGATTGCGTCCTCAAGGGCGAAGGGGAGGTGGCGGCTCCAAAGCTGCTCATGGCGGTCGAGGAGGATCGCAAGGCGATCACCAAAGTCCCAGGGGTGGTGACGCTTGACGGCGAAGGACCGCCGCCGCAATTCATCGAGAATCTGGACGACGTGCGTCCTGCCCGCGATCTCCTCCGTAACCGGCACAAGTACTTCATCGGAGTGCTGGATCCTTGCGCGTCGGTCGAGTTTGCGCGGGGCTGTCCCTGGGATTGTTCCTTCTGCAGCGCCTGGACCTTTTATGGGCGCAGCTATCGAATGGTCAGTCCGGAGAAAGCCGTCGAGGAGTTGGAGCAGGTTCAAGAGCCAGGCATCTTTCTGGTCGACGATGTCGCTTTCATCCAGGGCAAGCAGGGCATGGAGATCGGCGAAGCGGTGGCGCGTCGGGGGATCAAGAAACAGTATTATATGGAGACGCGCGGCGATGTCTTGCTGCGTAACAAGGAAGTGTTCCAATTTTGGAAGACGCTCGGACTGCAGTACATGTTCTTGGGCGTGGAGGCCATCGACGCGGAAGGCCTCAAGATGCATCGCAAACGCATCTCGTTGGGCCGAAACTTCGAGGCGCTCGAATTCGCTCGGTCCCTCGGGATCACCGTCGCCATCAATCTCATCGCCGATCCTGATTGGGACCGGCATCGATTTGAGGTCATCCGGCAGTGGTGCCTGGAGATTCCCGAGATCGTGAATATCAGCGTCAATACTCCGTATCCAGGCACCGAAAGCTGGCTCACGGAATCTCGTAAACTTCACACGCGAGACTACCGCCTCTTCGATATTCAGCATGCCGTGATGCCGACCAAGATGCCGCTGCATGAGTTTTACGCGGAACTGGTCAAGACTCAACAAGTCTTAAACAAGAAGCATCTGGGCTGGGCTGCGCTCAAGGGCACGGCCAAAATTGCGGCGGGACACTTGATGCGGGGACAGACCAACTTCATCAAGATGTTGTGGAAGTTCAACAGCGTCTACAATCCCGAGCTACAAATGGCGGATCACCGCCGTTCGGTGACGTATGAGATGACGATGCCGCCGGAGAAGAAAGACAAGATCGATCCAAAACAGTTGTTTATCTTGCCTCCGAAAGGCCGCCATAGTCGGGCGATCGACGATGCAACCGAGACGTTCGTCGATGAGACACGCATGGGCACGGTAGTCTGA
- the traT gene encoding complement resistance protein TraT has product MRYLALSLLFLLPLTAHAGNIKDTDLITSNNFFLPPSTQKTIFIQARNSSDNQEVSLHDLGARLSAKGYQIVNDPDGAQYVLLANIVYCNITKPDMPVEAMVASGYGSAFNSAIGAMQGLTSMASMAGPYGAMGGAAASMGLSAIQGIGDLFSSSQSAPTMPDDVNYACVADVQITEQRTGRLPSGMKTGTAEEPGVYQTRLAADVHQKKLDEAEATPLLQQKLSAAVAGNF; this is encoded by the coding sequence ATGCGATATCTGGCACTGTCCCTTCTCTTCCTATTGCCGCTCACCGCGCACGCCGGCAACATCAAAGACACGGATCTCATTACCAGCAACAACTTCTTTCTCCCGCCGAGCACCCAGAAAACCATCTTCATTCAAGCTCGGAACTCATCCGATAACCAAGAAGTTTCGCTTCACGATTTGGGCGCCAGGCTGAGCGCCAAGGGGTATCAGATCGTGAATGATCCGGACGGCGCGCAATATGTCCTGCTGGCCAACATCGTCTATTGCAACATTACCAAGCCGGACATGCCGGTTGAAGCGATGGTGGCAAGCGGCTATGGATCCGCGTTCAACTCGGCGATCGGCGCCATGCAAGGCCTGACCAGCATGGCGAGCATGGCTGGACCCTACGGGGCGATGGGCGGCGCGGCGGCATCCATGGGGTTGAGCGCGATTCAAGGCATCGGCGATCTGTTTAGCTCGTCCCAGTCGGCTCCCACAATGCCGGACGACGTGAACTATGCCTGCGTCGCGGATGTCCAGATCACCGAGCAGAGGACCGGACGGCTGCCAAGCGGGATGAAGACAGGCACCGCGGAGGAGCCCGGTGTGTACCAGACCAGGTTGGCCGCCGATGTCCATCAAAAGAAATTGGATGAGGCTGAAGCGACGCCGTTGCTCCAACAGAAACTGAGCGCCGCCGTCGCTGGAAATTTTTGA
- the traT gene encoding complement resistance protein TraT → MAHVSARFTLHASHFTRPLALFLLLGGLLSGCSNVIRSGLMNSNTIFLDPNTNRNVYTQLRNASENQHVTLNDVNAKLSAKGYQLVQDPEQANYWIQVKVIYCHKAADGVAPEAVAKAGPGAGISSGGTVMASAADPMSGGMAGMAGMPDMSAMMRQAMAMSGGRGGMAGFSGMQPPPKEDGVTYLCVADVQITDRKIGKSIGRPIGGQSSGNEKVQLMRMVGHVRQKSLDIPEATPIVQEKIATGIAGLF, encoded by the coding sequence ATGGCACACGTATCTGCTCGCTTCACGCTTCACGCTTCACATTTCACGAGGCCGCTCGCTCTATTTCTATTACTAGGCGGCCTCTTGAGCGGCTGTTCCAACGTCATCCGTTCCGGCCTCATGAACAGCAACACGATCTTCCTCGACCCCAATACCAACCGGAATGTTTATACGCAACTCAGGAACGCGTCTGAAAATCAACACGTCACGTTGAACGATGTCAATGCGAAGCTGAGCGCCAAGGGATATCAGCTGGTTCAAGATCCGGAGCAAGCCAACTACTGGATACAGGTCAAGGTGATCTATTGCCACAAGGCGGCCGATGGAGTGGCGCCGGAAGCCGTGGCCAAAGCCGGCCCTGGCGCGGGGATCAGCAGCGGCGGAACCGTGATGGCCTCGGCCGCTGATCCGATGAGCGGTGGGATGGCGGGAATGGCCGGCATGCCGGACATGAGCGCCATGATGCGGCAGGCCATGGCCATGAGCGGCGGGCGAGGGGGAATGGCCGGCTTTTCTGGCATGCAGCCACCGCCCAAGGAAGACGGCGTGACCTACCTGTGCGTGGCGGATGTTCAAATCACCGACAGGAAGATCGGCAAATCGATCGGTCGGCCGATCGGCGGTCAGTCGTCGGGCAATGAAAAGGTGCAACTGATGCGCATGGTCGGCCACGTGCGGCAAAAAAGTTTAGACATCCCCGAAGCCACGCCCATCGTGCAAGAGAAGATCGCCACCGGGATTGCAGGGCTGTTCTAG
- a CDS encoding nucleotidyltransferase family protein: MSTSAITRDEAIRRLHTVESKIRGLGVRRLALFGSVLRNEARPDSDVDVLVEFAPNEKTFDRFMALADLLEDTLQQRVEVITTESLSPFIGPHILAEATDVLRAA; encoded by the coding sequence ATGAGCACAAGTGCTATCACCCGTGACGAGGCGATCCGACGACTTCACACCGTTGAGTCCAAGATTCGGGGCCTTGGTGTACGTCGGCTGGCGCTCTTCGGGTCCGTGCTTCGTAACGAGGCTCGACCCGACAGTGATGTTGATGTGCTTGTCGAGTTCGCTCCGAATGAGAAGACCTTCGATCGCTTCATGGCGCTGGCGGATCTGCTTGAAGACACATTGCAGCAACGGGTTGAAGTGATCACCACGGAGTCACTCTCACCGTTTATCGGGCCACACATCTTGGCCGAGGCAACGGATGTCCTTCGAGCCGCATGA
- a CDS encoding HepT-like ribonuclease domain-containing protein encodes MSFEPHDYLRHILAEVEYLLDQSRTLTYERFVADQTLRRAFVRSLEIIGEAVKNLPAEFRVSHPEVAWRPMAQMRDRLIHSYFGVDYQLVWDVVSEKLPELKRSIQRIIDSQQA; translated from the coding sequence ATGTCCTTCGAGCCGCATGACTATCTGCGGCATATTCTCGCGGAAGTCGAGTACCTCCTCGATCAGAGTCGGACGCTCACCTATGAGCGATTTGTAGCCGATCAGACGCTGCGCCGTGCGTTCGTACGCAGCTTGGAAATTATCGGCGAAGCCGTGAAGAACCTGCCTGCTGAGTTCCGGGTATCGCATCCCGAGGTTGCGTGGCGTCCGATGGCTCAGATGCGCGATCGCCTGATCCATAGTTACTTTGGAGTGGATTATCAGCTGGTATGGGATGTGGTGTCCGAGAAACTTCCGGAACTGAAACGTAGCATCCAGCGGATTATTGATTCGCAACAAGCTTAG
- a CDS encoding type II toxin-antitoxin system RelE/ParE family toxin, protein MIQSFRHKGLRKFFESGSAAGIQPHHSKRLRMLLAALDTALSIEDMNVPGFRLHPLKGSERGRWSVWINGNCRLTFTFKDGHAYVLDYEDYH, encoded by the coding sequence GTGATTCAATCATTCCGACACAAGGGGCTGAGGAAGTTCTTTGAGTCGGGGAGTGCGGCGGGTATCCAACCGCACCACTCCAAGCGCCTGCGCATGCTGTTAGCAGCCTTGGACACGGCGCTGTCCATCGAGGACATGAACGTTCCAGGATTCCGACTACATCCCTTGAAGGGATCGGAGCGCGGTCGATGGTCTGTGTGGATAAATGGAAACTGCCGTTTAACCTTCACGTTCAAAGACGGACATGCCTACGTCTTGGATTATGAGGACTACCACTAA
- a CDS encoding HigA family addiction module antitoxin, which produces MAMHNPPHPGEFIIQVYLEPNNLSGRELAGKLGVAASTLNRILTGTSRISPEMALRLSKALGRSPESWLAMQYNHDLWHAKQHVKLGKVGKVRLTAA; this is translated from the coding sequence ATGGCTATGCACAATCCTCCCCATCCCGGCGAGTTCATTATCCAGGTCTATCTGGAGCCGAACAATCTGAGCGGCCGCGAACTGGCTGGGAAGCTCGGTGTAGCTGCTTCCACGCTGAATCGCATTCTGACAGGTACGAGCCGTATCAGTCCTGAAATGGCGCTGCGCCTGTCCAAGGCGCTTGGCCGTTCTCCGGAGAGTTGGTTGGCCATGCAGTACAACCACGATCTCTGGCACGCCAAGCAGCATGTGAAACTTGGCAAGGTCGGGAAAGTCCGGCTGACAGCGGCCTAA